From Pseudoxanthomonas sp. YR558, the proteins below share one genomic window:
- a CDS encoding LD-carboxypeptidase, protein MAATTLMLPLAAGSNAFAAAPRKRLLPLALNPGDTVGLVSPSAATDEPLDLRLAQEAMEALGLKVKVAPHLASRRGHLAGTDAERAGDLNAMFADREVKAIVCARGGSGAARLLPLLDYASIRRNPKILLGYSDITALHNALLSQAGLVSFHGPIGIGSWNAFNADQFRRVFFQREQMEYRNSADKGDELVQRRNRTVTLTGGKAQGELVGGNLSVLVALAGSPYLPDFRGKILFLEDVSEAPYRIDRMLSTLRLMGALDQVAGVIFGECTDCDPGNGYGSLTLPEIFDDYFKPLKVPTYRGAMIGHIRQQFIVPVGGRVEMDADAGTFRMLEPVFQG, encoded by the coding sequence TTGGCCGCCACGACCCTGATGCTGCCGCTGGCGGCCGGATCGAACGCATTCGCCGCGGCGCCGCGCAAGCGATTGCTGCCGTTGGCCTTGAATCCCGGCGATACGGTCGGCCTGGTCAGCCCGTCCGCGGCCACCGACGAGCCGCTGGACCTGCGACTGGCACAGGAGGCGATGGAAGCGCTGGGCCTGAAGGTCAAAGTGGCTCCGCACCTCGCATCGCGACGCGGTCATCTGGCGGGCACCGATGCCGAGCGGGCCGGCGACCTCAACGCGATGTTCGCCGACCGTGAGGTCAAGGCGATCGTCTGCGCGCGCGGCGGGTCCGGCGCGGCGCGCCTGTTGCCGCTGCTCGACTACGCGTCGATCCGCCGCAATCCGAAGATCCTGCTGGGCTACTCCGACATCACTGCGCTACATAACGCGCTGTTGTCGCAGGCGGGGCTGGTGAGTTTCCATGGGCCCATCGGCATCGGCAGTTGGAATGCCTTCAACGCGGACCAGTTCCGCCGGGTGTTCTTCCAGCGCGAGCAGATGGAATACCGCAACAGCGCCGACAAGGGCGATGAACTCGTCCAGCGGCGCAACCGCACCGTCACCCTCACCGGTGGCAAGGCGCAGGGCGAGCTGGTGGGCGGCAACCTGTCGGTGCTGGTGGCGCTGGCCGGTTCGCCGTACCTGCCGGATTTCCGCGGCAAGATCCTGTTCCTCGAAGATGTTTCCGAGGCCCCGTACCGCATCGACCGCATGCTCAGCACGCTGCGCCTGATGGGCGCGCTGGACCAGGTGGCCGGCGTGATCTTCGGCGAATGCACCGACTGCGACCCCGGCAACGGTTACGGCTCGCTGACGCTGCCGGAAATCTTCGATGACTACTTCAAACCGCTGAAGGTGCCGACCTATCGCGGCGCGATGA
- a CDS encoding dihydrofolate reductase family protein — MRKLIVAVMVSLDGVIQGPGGPDEDRSNGFALGGWVWPYASDGEAMDGLFSQPFALVLGRRTYDIFAGYWPKVPSDAPHGAIADAFNAATKHVATHHPDTLAWARSDALGKDVVGALRALKQQDGPDLVTQGSSELLHQLLASDVVDELRLLVYPVLLGRGKRLFDDGAQPTAFRLSGSRTTSTGVIVSRYERDGDVRTGSFGND, encoded by the coding sequence ATGCGCAAGCTCATCGTCGCCGTCATGGTCAGTCTCGATGGCGTCATCCAGGGCCCCGGTGGCCCCGACGAAGACCGCAGCAACGGCTTCGCCCTCGGCGGCTGGGTCTGGCCCTACGCCAGCGACGGCGAGGCGATGGACGGCCTGTTCTCGCAGCCTTTCGCGCTGGTGCTGGGTCGCCGCACCTACGACATCTTCGCCGGCTACTGGCCGAAGGTGCCCAGCGATGCGCCGCACGGCGCCATCGCCGATGCATTCAATGCCGCCACCAAGCATGTCGCCACGCATCACCCGGACACGCTGGCATGGGCGCGCAGCGACGCGCTCGGCAAGGACGTGGTCGGTGCGCTGCGCGCGCTCAAGCAGCAGGACGGCCCCGACCTGGTGACCCAGGGCAGCAGCGAGCTGCTGCATCAACTGCTCGCGAGCGACGTCGTCGACGAACTGCGACTATTGGTCTATCCGGTGCTGCTCGGCCGCGGCAAGCGCCTGTTCGACGACGGTGCGCAGCCGACGGCATTCCGGTTATCGGGTTCGCGCACCACGTCCACCGGCGTGATCGTCAGCCGCTACGAACGCGACGGCGACGTCCGCACCGGTTCGTTCGGCAACGACTGA
- a CDS encoding VOC family protein — protein MIPKNTICLWYDTDALDAATFYAKTFPDSAVGAVHRAPADFPSGKEGDVLTVEFTVLGIPCVGLNGGKAFKQTEAFSFQIATDDQEETDRLWNAIVGNGGAESACGWCKDKWGLNWQITPRVLTEAFTSPDKDVAKRAFEAMMEMRKIDIAKIEAAIRG, from the coding sequence ATGATTCCCAAGAACACCATCTGCCTCTGGTACGACACCGATGCCCTGGACGCCGCCACGTTCTACGCGAAAACCTTTCCCGACAGCGCCGTGGGTGCCGTGCATCGCGCGCCAGCGGACTTCCCCTCCGGCAAGGAAGGCGACGTGCTGACCGTGGAGTTCACCGTGCTCGGCATCCCCTGCGTGGGCCTCAATGGCGGCAAGGCGTTCAAGCAGACCGAGGCGTTCTCGTTCCAGATCGCCACCGATGACCAGGAAGAGACCGACCGCCTGTGGAATGCGATCGTCGGCAACGGCGGTGCGGAAAGCGCCTGCGGCTGGTGCAAGGACAAATGGGGCCTGAACTGGCAGATCACGCCCCGCGTGCTGACCGAAGCGTTCACCAGCCCGGATAAGGACGTCGCCAAGCGCGCGTTCGAGGCGATGATGGAGATGCGCAAGATCGACATCGCGAAGATCGAGGCTGCCATCCGGGGATGA
- a CDS encoding two-component regulator propeller domain-containing protein, whose amino-acid sequence MFPDARRAYALLAFALCALLLLPAHALEPRRAIGQFTHAWYENELPQGTVLSIAQQADGAIWLATYGGLARHSGDGFETIDPRVAPALKSSAITAVGADRKGGMWVGTLNGGLYHRQGRALAQVPLPEGIESVFGIVTDTAGGVWLTTNAGVVRMANGQPRLLGDADGFPPRGFYRAIVADRNGGIWIAADGVGVVHWLDGKAQLYDEDDGLPSNAVYSLAIDAAGTAWVGTQAGPAFFRDGRFQRDPRAAALDGRRIYSLYGDRDGSVWFAPLDMGLCRLVAGHFSCDNTLAGLQGETVRSMFEDREGNLWIGTTSSGLHRLSPSKLVTVTGQMVSNAVRAVHQAPDGALWVGTDGAGLSRYDGAVLQPAADYNRQLPSQLIRAIRSDDQGQLWVAGTEGVTRFDAAGRARTFSLAEGLPGTIVFAFAPARDGGMWTGTLQGVARIDGAQVEVVEGTRGDDTRALYEDPDGRLWIGLRSGLRCLYRGVVDTCGTDGLAGTSVFAFHRAADGALWLGTSVGIVRVRDGKVTRYLQRAGFHGDAVFALLDDGRGNLWFSSNRGIGRLSKAGFAALDRGDVQQLEPHWYGTSDGMLNAQGNGASQTPADRSDDGRLWFGTAKGVVIVDPDRMQGNPQPPPVAIERLLVDGVDVDPSRAARLGPGVERMELHFAAMSYVAPSAVRYRYKLEGFDRAWSEPGTGRAAYYTNLPPGDYAFRVMASNNDDVWNEQGAQLRFTLLPQWHQTWWLRTLATLLVLGLLAALVRLRLRAARARERALTHEVAQRTDALREANARLQLLAASDALTGIANRREFTRCLQLAWDDHALRDAPLAVLLVDVDEFKAYNDSYGHLGGDTALATIATHLAASLRGDGDLAARYGGEEFAVLLPDCDADAALGLARQLVLDVQQLALPHRASSVADTVTVSIGAASLRPAQGSTPDALLHAADAALYRAKGEGRNRALPAE is encoded by the coding sequence ATGTTTCCTGACGCAAGGCGCGCCTACGCTCTGCTGGCCTTCGCGCTGTGCGCGCTCCTCCTGCTTCCCGCCCATGCGCTGGAGCCGCGCCGAGCGATCGGCCAGTTCACCCACGCCTGGTACGAGAACGAGCTGCCCCAAGGCACCGTACTGTCCATCGCCCAGCAGGCCGACGGGGCGATCTGGTTGGCGACCTATGGCGGCCTGGCGCGCCATAGCGGCGATGGCTTCGAAACGATCGACCCGCGCGTTGCGCCTGCGCTGAAGAGCTCGGCCATCACGGCGGTCGGCGCCGACCGCAAAGGCGGCATGTGGGTCGGCACGCTCAACGGCGGGCTCTATCACCGCCAGGGCCGCGCCCTCGCCCAGGTTCCCCTGCCGGAAGGCATCGAAAGCGTGTTCGGCATCGTCACCGACACCGCCGGCGGTGTGTGGCTGACCACCAACGCGGGCGTGGTGCGGATGGCGAACGGACAGCCCCGGCTGCTCGGCGACGCCGATGGCTTCCCGCCGCGTGGCTTCTACCGGGCCATCGTCGCCGACCGCAACGGCGGCATCTGGATCGCCGCCGACGGCGTGGGCGTGGTCCATTGGCTGGACGGGAAGGCGCAGCTCTACGACGAGGATGACGGCCTGCCCAGCAACGCGGTGTACAGCCTCGCCATCGATGCTGCCGGCACGGCGTGGGTCGGTACGCAGGCCGGTCCCGCATTCTTCCGCGATGGCCGCTTCCAGCGCGACCCGCGCGCGGCCGCGCTCGACGGCCGGCGCATCTACAGCCTGTACGGCGATCGCGACGGCAGCGTCTGGTTTGCGCCGCTGGACATGGGGCTGTGTCGGCTGGTGGCCGGCCACTTCAGCTGCGACAACACGCTGGCCGGCCTGCAGGGCGAAACCGTGCGGTCGATGTTCGAGGACCGCGAAGGCAACCTGTGGATCGGCACCACCTCCAGCGGCCTGCACCGGCTCAGCCCGTCCAAGCTGGTCACGGTGACCGGGCAGATGGTGTCCAACGCCGTGCGTGCGGTGCACCAGGCGCCCGATGGGGCGCTTTGGGTAGGCACCGACGGCGCCGGATTGTCGCGATACGACGGCGCGGTGCTGCAACCGGCTGCGGACTACAACCGGCAGCTGCCCAGCCAACTGATACGCGCCATCCGCTCCGACGATCAAGGCCAACTGTGGGTCGCCGGCACCGAGGGCGTCACCCGTTTCGATGCCGCTGGACGCGCCCGCACCTTCAGCCTGGCGGAAGGCCTGCCGGGCACGATCGTGTTCGCCTTCGCGCCGGCCCGCGACGGTGGCATGTGGACCGGTACGCTGCAGGGCGTCGCGCGGATCGACGGCGCGCAGGTCGAGGTGGTGGAAGGCACGCGCGGCGACGATACCCGTGCGCTGTACGAAGACCCCGATGGCCGCCTGTGGATCGGCCTGCGCAGCGGCCTGCGCTGCCTGTATCGCGGCGTGGTGGATACCTGCGGCACCGACGGCCTCGCCGGCACCAGCGTATTTGCCTTCCACCGTGCCGCCGACGGCGCCCTGTGGCTGGGCACCAGCGTGGGCATCGTGCGGGTCCGCGACGGCAAGGTCACCCGCTATCTCCAGCGCGCCGGCTTCCATGGCGATGCGGTGTTCGCGTTGCTGGACGACGGTCGCGGCAACCTGTGGTTCAGTTCGAACCGCGGCATCGGCCGACTGTCCAAAGCCGGCTTCGCCGCGCTCGATCGCGGCGACGTGCAGCAGCTCGAACCACACTGGTACGGCACCAGCGACGGCATGCTCAATGCGCAGGGCAATGGCGCCTCGCAGACGCCGGCCGACCGCAGCGACGATGGGCGGCTCTGGTTCGGCACGGCCAAGGGCGTGGTGATCGTCGACCCCGACCGCATGCAGGGCAATCCGCAGCCACCGCCAGTCGCCATCGAGCGCTTGCTGGTGGATGGCGTGGACGTGGATCCGTCGCGCGCCGCCCGGCTGGGGCCGGGCGTGGAGCGCATGGAGCTGCACTTCGCGGCGATGAGCTACGTGGCACCGTCGGCGGTGAGGTACCGCTACAAGCTGGAGGGCTTCGACCGCGCCTGGAGCGAGCCTGGCACCGGTCGCGCCGCGTACTACACCAACCTGCCACCCGGCGACTACGCGTTCCGGGTGATGGCCAGCAACAACGATGACGTGTGGAACGAGCAAGGGGCGCAGCTGCGCTTCACCCTGCTGCCGCAATGGCACCAGACCTGGTGGCTGCGCACACTGGCGACGCTGCTGGTGCTGGGTCTGCTGGCCGCGCTGGTACGGTTGCGACTGCGCGCCGCACGCGCACGCGAACGCGCCCTGACCCACGAAGTGGCCCAGCGCACCGATGCGCTGCGCGAGGCCAATGCGCGGCTGCAACTGCTGGCGGCCAGCGATGCGCTTACCGGCATCGCCAACCGGCGCGAATTCACCCGCTGCCTGCAACTGGCCTGGGACGATCACGCGCTTCGCGATGCGCCGCTGGCGGTACTGCTCGTCGACGTGGATGAGTTCAAGGCCTACAACGACAGCTATGGCCACCTCGGTGGCGATACCGCGCTGGCCACCATCGCCACCCATCTGGCGGCGAGCCTGCGCGGCGATGGCGACCTGGCGGCGCGCTACGGCGGCGAAGAGTTCGCCGTGTTGCTGCCGGACTGCGACGCCGACGCAGCCCTCGGCCTTGCGCGACAGCTGGTGTTGGACGTGCAGCAGCTCGCCCTACCGCACCGCGCGTCGAGCGTGGCGGACACCGTCACCGTCAGCATCGGTGCGGCCAGCCTTCGCCCGGCTCAGGGCAGCACGCCCGATGCGTTGCTGCATGCCGCCGATGCGGCGCTCTACCGCGCCAAGGGAGAAGGGCGCAATCGCGCGTTGCCGGCTGAGTGA